The Choristoneura fumiferana chromosome 10, NRCan_CFum_1, whole genome shotgun sequence genome has a segment encoding these proteins:
- the Alg7 gene encoding alg7 dolichyl-phosphate N-acetylglucosaminephosphotransferase, whose amino-acid sequence MWSIIILVILSIIAFLITDELIPNLKDLFIKAGLCGIDLCKTSKEKIPEALGVVSGCVFLVTCFLFIPIVFGNSLMDTAHFPHNEFAELLAALLSICCMLLLGFADDVLDLRWRYKLLLPTIASLPLLVVYYVNFNSTTFIVPLPLRQWFGVSINIGFLYYIYMGMLAVFCTNAINILAGINGLEVGQSVIIAISIIIFDIIELRGDQYKAHTFSLHIMIPYLTTTLALLKHNWYPSKVFVGDTFCYVSGMTFAVVAILSHFSKTVILFFLPQVINFIYSIPQLFHFIPCPRHRLPKYSAEIDLLQPSRTVIIKKDMKLLDTLVLKVLTMLRLVDKREDNEIININNLTLINLFLIKFGPMSEVRLTTSLMMFQIVCTCVAFIIRYPLASYFYDT is encoded by the exons ATGTGGTCTattatcatattagtaattttatCCATCATAGCTTTTCTAATTACCGATGAATTGATACCAAACCTGAAAGATTTGTTCATAAAAGCTGGACTATGTGGCATAGATTTATGTAAAACCAGCAAGGAAAAAAT ACCAGAAGCATTGGGGGTTGTTTCAGGATGTGTCTTCCTTGTGACCTGTTTCCTGTTTATACCTATAGTGTTTGGAAACAGTTTAATGGACACAGCACATTTCCCACATAATGAG TTTGCAGAGTTGCTGGCCGCCTTGCTCTCAATTTGCTGCATGCTGTTGCTGGGTTTTGCTGATGATGTCTTGGACCTGCGGTGGCGCTACAAGTTGCTGCTGCCAACAATAGCCTCGTTGCCTTTGCTTGTGGTCTACTATGTCAACTTTAACTCTACAACATTTATAGTGCCGCTGCCTCTGAGACAGTGGTTTGGTGTGTCAATTAATATTG GCTTCCTCTACTACATTTATATGGGCATGCTAGCAGTTTTTTGTACAAATGCAATTAATATTTTGGCTGGGATCAATGGATTGGAGGTTGGCCAGTCAGTCATCATTGCCATAtccattattatatttgatatcATTGAGCTAAGAGGGGACCAGTACAAGGCTCACACATTCTCCCTGCACATCATGATTCCATACCTGACAACTACACTGGCACTGCTGAAACACAATTG GTACCCATCGAAAGTGTTTGTGGGTGACACATTCTGCTACGTGTCTGGGATGACATTCGCGGTGGTAGCAATCTTAAGTCATTTTAGCAAGACAGTGATATTGTTCTTCTTGCCACAAGTCATCAACTTCATTTATTCAATACCACAGCTTTTCCATTTCATTCCGTGCCCGAGACATCGTCTTCCAAAGTACAGTGCAGAAATTGACCTGCTACAACCTAGTAGAACTGTGATTATTAAAAAAGATATGAAATTATTAGATACTTTAGTACTCAAGGTTTTAACGATGCTGCGTTTGGTTGATAAAAGGGAGgataatgaaattataaatattaacaatttaactttaataaatttatttttgattaaatttggcCCCATGTCGGAAGTGCGACTGACTACTAGCCTAATGATGTTTCAAATAGTATGCACGTGTGTTGCGTTTATAATAAGGTATCCATTGGCATCCTATTTTTATGACACATAG
- the Sec6 gene encoding exocyst complex component Sec6, which produces MNISTCTMDEIEEEAKATAEKMVINMMQRPGQLEKVEQYKKRITHKKASIEAQLKSAVQGKLDGVSVGLKQLQECLDDVQEISIKMDELEELLKGVPPLVASLQAVREEDSRHSQYVTAMDSLKHIFTVPESVAKTKQWIGEGKLLHAHQCLNDLENSRDDLLYELHRLPNQSSQDKIMLKAYFEDVEMVSNLLEKQIKLILARTLNTVRKEPTVIVTALRIIEREEKRDQMALEQQNQSGFMPPGRPKAWRTKAFEVLECAVAQRIEGTRVDEREDNKLWLVRYLELTRQLIIEDLRVVKTLCVPCFPPHYDIVNKYVNMYHTCLSSSLQDVVDSGLEGNEYVTLLSWVLNTYPGIELMGSSELIIDVSTLPPLLSEESLQKLQDEYLQKMESNYMEWMEKTLEAERAEWGGARAPDVEPHSRAYHTHAPVIVFQMIDQNLQVTETISKEITFKALMLSIEQVTRYGNMYREGVLQFKNSHFADRSRVVYFTHHMITIVNNSEQFVRLAQHTQARHWPPGRHDAPAERKFDTLLDTFQKLRDEAARFLLEEAFLDLEVHFDDLFTSKWVASSIPVDTICVTLEDYFQDYNHLREKNFEYVINEAQNLVYKKYITAMLSKKVTFKTPEEAQQAATKIVKEANQIRAFFRRIGAEGVDVDWPFEVISTLAEVLRCQDIEMLSLDLHGVLEKCPDISEEHLIRLLWLRGDVPRAHVRDTVAHVTRTRRPARASQHPDFFKHVTFNDRLLGHFAL; this is translated from the exons ATGAATATCAGCACATGCACCATGGATGAAATAGAAGAAGAAGCGAAAGCAACAGCGGAAAAAATGGTTATTAACATGATGCAGAGACCAGGGCAACTAGAAAAG gtgGAACAGTACAAGAAACGAATAACTCACAAAAAGGCTTCAATTGAAGCTCAGCTGAAGTCTGCAGTGCAGGGAAAGTTGGACGGAGTCAGCGTGGGTCTGAAGCAGCTGCAAGAGTGCTTGGATGATGTGCAGGAAATCAGCATAAA gaTGGATGAATTAGAAGAACTTCTGAAAGGCGTGCCTCCTCTAGTGGCATCTCTCCAAGCAGTGAGGGAGGAGGATTCCCGCCACTCACAGTATGTGACGGCCATGGACAGCTTGAAACACATATTCACGGTGCCGGAGAGTGTCGCCAAAACTAAGCAGTGGATTGGTGAGGGAAAGCTACTGCATGCACATCAG TGTCTCAACGATCTGGAGAATTCCCGCGACGATCTGCTGTACGAGCTTCATAGACTTCCCAACCAGTCTTCGCAAGACAAGATCATGTTGAAAGCCTATTTCGAGGATGTCGAAATGGTTTCCAATTTGCTCGAGAAGCAAATCAAGTTGATATTGGCCCGTACCCTTAACACCGTTAGGAAGGAGCCCACGGTTATTGTGACCGCTCTGAGGATCATTGAAAGGGAGGAAAAGAGAGACCAAATGGCTTTGGAG CAACAAAACCAATCCGGGTTTATGCCGCCGGGCCGGCCCAAAGCGTGGCGCACAAAAGCCTTCGAGGTCCTCGAGTGCGCTGTAGCCCAGCGCATCGAGGGCACCCGCGTGGACGAGCGAGAGGACAACAAGCTGTGGCTCGTGCGCTATCTGGAACTGACGAGGCAGCTCATCATCGAAGACCTGAGGGTTGTGAAGACGCTCTGTGTGCCCTGCTTCCCGCCGCACTATGATATCGTCAACAAATACGTTAACATGTATCACACGTGTTTGTCTTCCAGC TTGCAAGACGTAGTAGACAGCGGGCTAGAAGGCAACGAGTACGTGACGCTGCTATCTTGGGTACTGAATACTTACCCCGGGATAGAGCTGATGGGCAGCTCGGAACTGATTATCGACGTGAGCACTCTGCCGCCGCTGCTGAGTGAAGAAAGCTTGCAGAAGCTACAGGACGAATACTTGCAG AAAATGGAGAGTAACTACATGGAGTGGATGGAGAAGACTCTGGAGGCGGAGCGCGCGGAgtggggcggcgcgcgcgcgcccgaCGTGGAGCCGCACTCGCGCGCCTACCACACGCACGCGCCCGTCATCGTGTTCCAGATGATAGACCAGAACCTGCAG GTCACTGAAACAATAAGCAAAGAGATTACTTTCAAGGCTCTCATGCTGAGCATTGAACAAGTAACGCGTTACGGAAACATGTACAGGGAAGGCGTACTACAATTCAAG AACAGCCACTTCGCGGACCGTTCGCGCGTAGTATACTTCACACACCACATGATCACAATCGTCAACAACAGCGAGCAGTTTGTCCGTCTCGCGCAACACACGCAGGCGCGGCACTGGCCGCCCGGCCGCCACGACGCGCCCGCTGAAAGGAAGTTCGACACGCTGCTCGACACCTTCCAG AAACTAAGAGACGAAGCAGCCCGCTTCTTACTAGAAGAGGCGTTCCTGGATCTAGAAGTTCACTTCGACGATTTATTCACCTCAAAATGGGTGGCATCGAGCATCCCAGTCGACACAATATGTGTCACTTTAGAAGACTACTTCCAAGATTACAACCACTTGAGGGAGAAAAACTTCGAATACGTTATAAATGAAGCACAGAATCTTGTGTACAAGAAATATATTACGGCGATGCTTTCTAAAAAGGTGACGTTTAAGACGCCCGAAGAGGCGCAGCAGGCGGCTACGAAAATTGTCAAGGAGGCAAATCAGATCAGGGCGTTCTTTAGAAGGATTGGAGCTGAAGGAGTCGACGTGGACTGGCCGTTTGAGGTTATCAGTACATTGGCTGAG GTACTTCGCTGCCAAGACATCGAAATGCTCTCCCTAGACCTGCACGGTGTGCTAGAGAAATGCCCAGACATTTCTGAGGAGCATTTGATCCGTCTGCTGTGGCTAAGAGGCGACGTGCCGCGCGCGCACGTGCGTGACACGGTCGCTCACGTCACGCGCACGCGCCGCCCCGCCCGCGCCTCGCAACACCCGGACTTCTTTAAGCATGTCACGTTTAATGATAGGCTGCTGGGACACTTTGCGCTGTAA